In the genome of Microthrixaceae bacterium, one region contains:
- a CDS encoding MoaD/ThiS family protein produces MSVTVRVPTTLRTLTGGESEVQVQGGTVGAVLDSLEAAHPGFKDRLLDAEGGLRRFVNLYVADDDVRFRDGLDTEVADGDTVSIIPAVAGG; encoded by the coding sequence ATGTCCGTAACCGTTCGAGTCCCCACCACGCTCCGCACCCTCACCGGCGGCGAGTCCGAGGTGCAGGTCCAGGGCGGCACCGTCGGCGCCGTCCTGGACAGCCTCGAGGCCGCCCACCCCGGGTTCAAGGACCGGTTGCTCGATGCCGAAGGCGGCCTGCGCCGGTTCGTCAACCTGTACGTGGCCGACGACGACGTGCGGTTCCGTGACGGGTTGGACACCGAGGTGGCCGACGGCGACACCGTGTCGATCATCCCCGCGGTGGCCGGAGGCTGA